A window from Theobroma cacao cultivar B97-61/B2 chromosome 3, Criollo_cocoa_genome_V2, whole genome shotgun sequence encodes these proteins:
- the LOC18605793 gene encoding protein PLASTID TRANSCRIPTIONALLY ACTIVE 7 isoform X1 — translation MAFAISNPTCISSSISPLLKTARAGTNSWRLNPNLKCQCQVVSRFESEGGGRRVWRRRKLTKKDEMLQYKLERIPFLEEQVRKIREGGKLLTMDIERLLLSEDNRFDFVNDVAAEAKDYIESNRDEYGGTKKAILHVLSNRVNDSGFYRPDAYAESDPFKPGPTYLKEEFT, via the exons ATGGCGTTTGCTATCTCCAACCCAACCTGcatttcttcttccatttCACCTCTACTTAAAACG GCGAGAGCAGGGACAAATTCATGGCGTCTCAACCCCAATTTAAAGTGTCAG tgtCAAGTTGTTTCCCGGTTCGAAAGCGAGGGTGGTGGTCGCCGTGTTTGGCGCCGGAGAAAATTG ACAAAGAAGGATGAGATGTTGCAGTACAAGTTGGAGCGAATCCCTTTCCTGGAGGAGCAGGTTAGGAAGATAAGGGAAGGAGGAAAGCTCTTGACAATGGACATCGAGCGACTGTTGCTATCGGAGGACAACAGGTTTGATTTTGTGAATGATGTAGCAGCTGAGGCCAAAGATTATATTGAGAGTAATCGGGATGAATATGGAGGTACTAAAAAAGCTATACTTCATGTGCTCAGTAACCGTGTCAATGATTCTGGCTTCTATCGTCCAGATGCATATGCTGAATCTGACCCTTTCAAGCCTGGACCTACTTATTTGAAGGAAGAATTTACGTAA
- the LOC18605793 gene encoding protein PLASTID TRANSCRIPTIONALLY ACTIVE 7 isoform X2 has protein sequence MAFAISNPTCISSSISPLLKTARAGTNSWRLNPNLKCQTKKDEMLQYKLERIPFLEEQVRKIREGGKLLTMDIERLLLSEDNRFDFVNDVAAEAKDYIESNRDEYGGTKKAILHVLSNRVNDSGFYRPDAYAESDPFKPGPTYLKEEFT, from the exons ATGGCGTTTGCTATCTCCAACCCAACCTGcatttcttcttccatttCACCTCTACTTAAAACG GCGAGAGCAGGGACAAATTCATGGCGTCTCAACCCCAATTTAAAGTGTCAG ACAAAGAAGGATGAGATGTTGCAGTACAAGTTGGAGCGAATCCCTTTCCTGGAGGAGCAGGTTAGGAAGATAAGGGAAGGAGGAAAGCTCTTGACAATGGACATCGAGCGACTGTTGCTATCGGAGGACAACAGGTTTGATTTTGTGAATGATGTAGCAGCTGAGGCCAAAGATTATATTGAGAGTAATCGGGATGAATATGGAGGTACTAAAAAAGCTATACTTCATGTGCTCAGTAACCGTGTCAATGATTCTGGCTTCTATCGTCCAGATGCATATGCTGAATCTGACCCTTTCAAGCCTGGACCTACTTATTTGAAGGAAGAATTTACGTAA